AGACCGCCGCAGCGTCGGATTTGCCCGGCTGCAAAAGCACGAAGAGAATCAGCACGAAGCAAGCGACAATATAAAGCGCCATCAAAATGTAGTACACAACCGATTCCACCTATCTCGTTTTGTAATTCACAATCTGCGCGAACGACTCGGCTTCAAGGCTTGCGCCGCCAACCAGCGCGCCGTCAATATCCGCCTCGCTCATCAATGCCGCCGCATTATCCGGCTTGACGCTACCGCCGTAGAGGATGCGCATCCCCGCGGCAATCGAGTCGCCGAATGGCTCGCGGATTCGGGATCTGATGAAGGCGTGCATCTGCTGCGCGGTTTCCGGCGTTGCCGTGCGCCCTGTGCCAATTGCCCACACAGGCTCGTAAGCAATGATGATACGAGAGGCCTCTGTGACTGTCAAGTTGCGCAATCCGCCGGCTAGTTGCGCGGCGACAGCCTGTTCAGCGCGCCCGGCGTCGCGCTCGTCGAGCCGCTCGCCGACGCAGACAATCGGCAGCAGCTTGCTCGCGAGCGCGGCGATGATCT
This genomic stretch from Blastocatellia bacterium harbors:
- the tpiA gene encoding triose-phosphate isomerase, translated to MYKTIPEALGFVQSFKPLVVAATHCDIVLAPPFTAIRALADRLEGSNVEIAAQDMAAESGEGAFTGEVSAAMLADAGARYSLIGHSERRQYYGETDESVNRKIIAALASKLLPIVCVGERLDERDAGRAEQAVAAQLAGGLRNLTVTEASRIIIAYEPVWAIGTGRTATPETAQQMHAFIRSRIREPFGDSIAAGMRILYGGSVKPDNAAALMSEADIDGALVGGASLEAESFAQIVNYKTR